One genomic segment of Arthrobacter sp. JZ12 includes these proteins:
- a CDS encoding exodeoxyribonuclease III, with amino-acid sequence MSSAPVLISEKASDALRVATVNVNGIRAAYRRGMQEWLADRDVDILCLQEVRAPDTVVRDLLGDSWYILHSEAAAKGRAGVAVASRLEPTSTREHIGDEYFATAGRWVEADFEVAGTTLTVVSAYVHSGEAGSPQQEDKYRFLELMSSRLSELRSTRDHALVVGDLNVGHTTRDIKNWKGNLKKAGFLPEERAYFDHFFSDAVGWVDVHRDLAGDVDGPYTWWSWRGKAFDNDAGWRIDYQLATPELAAAALSAVVDRAPSWESRFSDHAPLVVDYKLHESQD; translated from the coding sequence GTGAGTTCGGCACCAGTCCTGATTAGCGAGAAGGCCTCCGACGCGCTCCGCGTTGCCACTGTGAACGTGAACGGCATCCGGGCCGCATATCGGCGCGGCATGCAGGAATGGCTCGCAGACCGGGACGTAGACATCCTTTGCCTTCAGGAAGTCCGCGCACCGGACACCGTGGTCCGGGACCTGCTGGGCGACTCCTGGTACATCCTCCATTCCGAGGCGGCTGCCAAGGGGCGGGCCGGCGTTGCTGTCGCATCCCGCCTGGAGCCCACCTCAACCCGCGAGCACATCGGTGATGAGTACTTCGCTACTGCCGGCCGCTGGGTTGAAGCCGACTTCGAGGTTGCCGGGACCACACTGACCGTCGTCAGCGCGTACGTGCACTCGGGTGAGGCGGGTTCGCCGCAGCAGGAGGACAAGTACCGGTTCCTTGAACTGATGTCCTCCCGGCTGTCCGAGCTCCGCAGCACGCGCGACCATGCTCTTGTTGTGGGCGACCTGAACGTCGGCCACACCACACGGGACATCAAGAACTGGAAGGGCAATCTGAAGAAGGCTGGATTCCTTCCGGAAGAGCGGGCCTACTTCGACCACTTCTTCAGCGACGCCGTCGGCTGGGTGGACGTTCACCGCGATCTTGCCGGTGATGTCGACGGCCCCTACACCTGGTGGTCGTGGCGCGGCAAGGCCTTTGATAACGACGCCGGCTGGCGCATTGACTACCAACTGGCCACTCCCGAGCTGGCAGCAGCAGCCCTATCCGCCGTCGTCGACCGGGCGCCGTCGTGGGAATCACGGTTCTCCGATCACGCGCCGCTCGTTGTTGACTACAAGCTCCACGAATCTCAGGACTAA
- the trpS gene encoding tryptophan--tRNA ligase, with product MNSPLQPRQRVLSGMQPSGSSLHLGNYLGALIQWVRMQDTHEAIYFIPDLHAITVPQDPAELAERTRLTAAQYIAGGVDVNRCTLFVQSHVPEHAQLAWVLNCLTGFGEASRMTQFKDKSLKQGADSTSVGLFTYPILQAADILLYQPEGVPVGEDQRQHIELSRDLAQRFNTRFGETFVVPKPFIQKESAKIYDLQNPTAKMSKSASSAAGLINIMDEPKVTAKRIKSAVTDDGTEIRFDREGKPGVSNLLSIYSLMTGKDMADVVGHFEGRMYGHLKVELADVVVDRLEPIRQRTLELLGDPGELDRLLAVGAEKARQIASATLADVFSKVGFLPALDRGTAGAF from the coding sequence ATGAATTCGCCACTTCAGCCGCGGCAGCGGGTCCTCTCAGGAATGCAGCCTTCCGGCAGTTCGCTCCACCTCGGCAACTACCTCGGGGCGCTGATCCAGTGGGTCCGCATGCAGGACACCCACGAGGCGATCTACTTCATCCCTGACCTGCACGCCATCACCGTTCCGCAGGATCCTGCGGAGCTCGCCGAGCGCACCCGCCTGACCGCAGCCCAGTACATTGCCGGCGGCGTGGACGTGAACCGCTGTACGCTTTTCGTCCAGTCCCACGTTCCGGAACACGCCCAGCTGGCCTGGGTCCTGAACTGCCTTACCGGCTTCGGTGAGGCATCCCGCATGACGCAGTTCAAGGACAAGTCCCTCAAGCAGGGGGCCGACTCCACGTCGGTCGGGCTGTTCACCTACCCGATCCTGCAGGCAGCGGACATCCTGCTGTACCAGCCCGAGGGCGTGCCGGTCGGCGAGGACCAGCGACAACACATCGAACTGAGCCGCGACCTTGCACAGCGGTTCAACACGCGTTTCGGTGAAACCTTCGTGGTGCCCAAGCCCTTCATCCAGAAGGAGTCGGCCAAGATCTACGACCTGCAGAACCCCACCGCCAAGATGTCCAAGTCGGCTAGCTCCGCTGCCGGCCTGATCAACATCATGGACGAGCCCAAGGTGACGGCGAAGCGGATCAAGTCCGCCGTCACGGACGACGGCACGGAGATCCGGTTCGACCGGGAGGGAAAGCCGGGAGTCTCCAACCTGCTGTCGATCTATTCGCTCATGACCGGAAAGGACATGGCCGACGTCGTGGGCCACTTTGAGGGCCGGATGTACGGCCACCTCAAGGTGGAGCTGGCCGACGTCGTCGTTGACCGGCTTGAGCCGATCCGGCAGCGCACGCTGGAGCTTCTGGGCGATCCGGGTGAACTGGACCGGCTGCTCGCTGTGGGCGCGGAGAAGGCCCGTCAGATTGCGTCCGCTACGCTGGCAGATGTGTTCTCGAAAGTAGGCTTCCTTCCCGCACTGGACCGCGGTACGGCGGGTGCCTTCTAG
- a CDS encoding 2'-5' RNA ligase family protein — translation MNRPISDTEQRQPTYVVGRQVVAENCVGVVIAIPDPIAGELERWRASFGDPMAAIVPPHITLVTTTPASDWVSTIEHVREVAATQRPFTVTLKSTGTFRPLTPVVFINVTEGFDECVDLHGRLQAGPLERELDYPYHPHVTVAHDVSEANMDSAEIQLDDFEASFTVRTMGLYEHDVTGVWKLREELTFGQNPADGKEAEAGT, via the coding sequence ATGAACCGGCCCATCAGCGATACCGAACAGCGCCAGCCCACCTACGTGGTGGGCCGGCAGGTTGTGGCGGAAAACTGTGTGGGAGTGGTCATCGCGATCCCAGACCCAATCGCCGGCGAACTGGAGCGTTGGCGGGCTTCCTTCGGCGATCCGATGGCGGCAATCGTTCCTCCCCACATCACATTGGTCACCACCACCCCTGCATCGGACTGGGTATCCACCATCGAACACGTCCGGGAGGTGGCTGCGACTCAACGCCCGTTCACCGTGACGCTGAAAAGCACGGGCACGTTCCGCCCGTTGACTCCGGTGGTCTTCATCAACGTCACCGAGGGGTTTGACGAGTGCGTGGACCTGCACGGCCGTCTTCAGGCCGGGCCCCTCGAGCGTGAGCTCGACTACCCGTATCACCCGCACGTCACCGTTGCACACGACGTCAGCGAAGCCAACATGGATTCGGCAGAGATTCAACTCGATGACTTCGAGGCTTCCTTCACCGTACGTACCATGGGACTGTACGAGCACGATGTGACCGGTGTGTGGAAACTACGGGAAGAGCTCACCTTTGGCCAAAACCCTGCCGACGGTAAAGAAGCAGAAGCAGGTACCTGA
- a CDS encoding YihY/virulence factor BrkB family protein: MAKTLPTVKKQKQVPETPLPTDREKLQLRVLQTRGELGRVRREKGGGVPALQATIPYLLARLNAFRPMRAFQLYTNRHGPLMAAGIAYNMFFAIAALLVVGFSIVGLVVSGDTALQGLIVRAVDSTTPGLIDTDGEGGVSGFATPEELFSLEASLSIALAVSTVTMLLTALGWIAGLREGMRGIFDLPALQTNLVLQKLKDLGILLVLAVVLVVTTGVGLVANTVIDLVLQWVGLTSAARPLTQLAGFVVTLLLDTLVAVILFRTASAIEMPRTVLLQSALIAGIGSTLLRTFSTLLLAGVDRNPLLAPFAVILGLFVWFFLLSQVYLIATAWGAIGAADARSARPLERGGWARSLLRRSKTTPAARTP, translated from the coding sequence TTGGCCAAAACCCTGCCGACGGTAAAGAAGCAGAAGCAGGTACCTGAGACCCCGCTTCCAACGGATCGGGAAAAACTGCAGCTCAGGGTCCTGCAGACCCGCGGCGAGCTTGGCCGCGTGCGCCGCGAGAAGGGCGGGGGAGTGCCGGCCCTGCAGGCCACGATTCCCTACCTGCTTGCACGGCTCAACGCGTTCCGGCCTATGCGAGCCTTCCAGCTCTACACGAACCGCCATGGGCCCCTCATGGCCGCGGGAATCGCCTACAACATGTTCTTCGCGATCGCGGCGCTGCTGGTCGTAGGGTTCTCGATTGTGGGCCTGGTGGTCTCAGGGGACACTGCGCTGCAGGGCCTGATTGTCCGCGCCGTCGATTCGACCACTCCGGGTCTCATCGATACGGACGGTGAAGGCGGGGTTTCCGGCTTCGCCACTCCGGAGGAGCTGTTCAGCCTCGAGGCCTCGCTGAGCATCGCACTGGCAGTCTCCACCGTGACCATGCTCCTGACGGCGCTGGGCTGGATTGCCGGGCTCCGGGAGGGAATGCGCGGCATCTTCGATTTGCCGGCGCTGCAGACCAATCTGGTGCTGCAGAAGCTGAAGGACCTCGGCATTCTGCTGGTCCTGGCGGTGGTGCTGGTGGTGACCACCGGCGTCGGGCTCGTGGCGAACACCGTCATCGACCTGGTCCTGCAGTGGGTCGGGCTCACCAGCGCTGCCCGCCCGCTCACCCAGCTTGCCGGATTCGTTGTCACCCTGCTGCTGGACACCCTCGTGGCCGTCATCCTGTTCCGCACGGCATCCGCGATAGAGATGCCGCGCACAGTGCTGCTGCAGTCCGCCCTGATCGCCGGTATAGGTAGCACCCTGCTTCGGACTTTCAGCACGCTGCTGCTGGCCGGCGTGGACAGGAACCCGCTCTTGGCGCCGTTCGCGGTCATCCTGGGCTTGTTTGTCTGGTTCTTCCTGCTCAGCCAGGTGTACCTGATTGCCACCGCCTGGGGAGCGATCGGTGCCGCCGATGCGCGGTCCGCCCGTCCTTTGGAACGCGGAGGCTGGGCGCGCTCGCTGCTGCGCCGCAGCAAGACAACCCCGGCAGCCCGCACCCCCTAA
- a CDS encoding succinate dehydrogenase iron-sulfur subunit translates to MSTSTVEKEPASKVDLAPGVGGGGEIPTFDITLKVRRYNPEVSDEAHWDEWKLTMYGTDRVLDALHKVKWEHDGTVSFRRSCAHGVCGSDAMRINGRNRLACKTLLKDLDTSKPILVEPIKGLPVEKDLIVDMEPFFQSYREIMPFLVSKGHEPTRERLQSAEERERFDDTTKCILCAACTSSCPVFWTDGQYFGPAAIVNAHRFIFDSRDDAGDMRLEILNDKEGVWRCRTTFNCSEACPRGIQVTKAIQEVKQAILTRKI, encoded by the coding sequence ATGAGCACCTCAACTGTCGAAAAAGAACCGGCCTCGAAGGTCGACCTCGCACCCGGCGTAGGCGGAGGCGGCGAGATCCCCACCTTCGACATCACCCTCAAGGTGCGGCGCTACAACCCCGAGGTCTCCGATGAGGCCCACTGGGACGAGTGGAAGCTCACCATGTACGGCACGGACCGCGTGCTGGACGCCCTGCACAAGGTGAAGTGGGAGCACGACGGCACCGTCTCCTTCCGCCGCTCCTGCGCGCACGGTGTCTGCGGTTCGGATGCCATGCGCATCAACGGCCGCAACCGCCTGGCCTGCAAGACGCTTCTGAAAGACCTCGACACGTCCAAGCCCATCCTCGTGGAGCCCATCAAGGGCCTGCCGGTGGAGAAGGACCTCATCGTGGACATGGAGCCCTTCTTCCAGTCCTACCGCGAGATCATGCCGTTCCTTGTCAGCAAGGGCCACGAACCCACGCGTGAGCGCCTGCAGTCGGCGGAGGAGCGCGAGCGCTTCGACGACACTACCAAGTGCATCCTGTGTGCTGCCTGCACCTCGTCCTGCCCGGTCTTCTGGACCGACGGCCAGTACTTCGGTCCGGCCGCGATCGTGAACGCGCACCGCTTCATCTTCGACTCCCGTGATGACGCCGGCGACATGCGCCTGGAAATCCTCAACGACAAGGAAGGCGTGTGGCGCTGCCGCACAACCTTCAACTGCTCGGAGGCCTGCCCCCGCGGCATCCAGGTCACCAAGGCAATCCAGGAGGTCAAGCAGGCCATCCTGACCCGCAAGATCTAG
- the sdhA gene encoding succinate dehydrogenase flavoprotein subunit produces MQVHKYDVVIVGAGGAGMRAAIESGQRAKTAVLTKLYPTRSHTGAAQGGMCAALANVEEDNWEWHTFDTVKGGDYLVDQDAAEVMAKEAIDAVLDLEKMGLPFNRTPEGRIDQRRFGGHTRDHGKAPVRRACYAADRTGHMILQTLYQNCVKHNVEFFNEYYVLDMLTVDQEVTVDGATRIQKRVAGVVAYDLATGELHVFQAKSVVFASGGVGKVYKTTSNAHTLTGDGMGIAFRRGIPLEDMEFFQFHPTGLAGLGILLSEAARGEGGILRNAEGERFMERYAPTIKDLAPRDIVARSMANEVREGRGAGPNKDYVLLDLTHLEPAHIDAKLPDITEFARTYLGVEPYTEPVPVFPTAHYAMGGIPTNIKAEVLQDNDTVVPGLYAAGEVACVSVHGSNRLGTNSLLDINVFGKRAGIAAAEYAATAEFVEIPENPTAQTELLLDTMRSSEGGERVSQIRQELQDIMDANVQVFRTEQTLKEALEVIDKLEERYTRVTVQDKGKRFNLDLLEAVELGFLLDMAKVMTAAALHRKESRGGHFREDYPERDDKNFMTHSMAYKDPSATETSGVRLETKPVVFTRYQPMERKY; encoded by the coding sequence ATGCAGGTCCATAAGTACGACGTCGTCATTGTGGGCGCAGGCGGCGCCGGCATGCGCGCCGCGATTGAATCCGGCCAGCGGGCAAAGACGGCTGTACTGACCAAGCTCTACCCGACCCGTTCGCACACGGGCGCCGCACAGGGCGGCATGTGCGCGGCCCTCGCCAATGTCGAGGAAGACAACTGGGAATGGCACACCTTCGACACCGTCAAGGGCGGCGACTACCTCGTTGACCAGGACGCCGCCGAGGTCATGGCGAAGGAAGCCATCGACGCCGTGCTGGACCTCGAGAAGATGGGGCTGCCGTTCAACCGCACCCCTGAGGGTCGCATCGACCAGCGCCGCTTCGGCGGCCACACCCGCGACCACGGCAAGGCGCCCGTCCGTCGCGCCTGCTATGCCGCTGACCGCACGGGCCACATGATCCTCCAGACGCTGTATCAAAACTGCGTCAAGCACAATGTTGAGTTCTTCAACGAGTACTACGTGCTGGACATGCTGACGGTGGACCAGGAAGTGACCGTCGACGGTGCCACCCGCATCCAGAAGCGCGTTGCCGGCGTCGTCGCCTACGACCTCGCCACCGGTGAACTGCACGTCTTCCAGGCAAAGTCGGTCGTCTTCGCCTCCGGCGGCGTCGGCAAGGTCTACAAGACCACCTCCAATGCCCACACCCTCACCGGTGACGGCATGGGCATCGCCTTCCGGCGCGGCATCCCCCTCGAGGACATGGAGTTCTTCCAGTTTCACCCCACCGGTCTTGCCGGCCTCGGCATCCTGCTTTCCGAAGCTGCCCGCGGTGAAGGCGGAATCCTCCGCAACGCCGAGGGTGAGCGCTTCATGGAGCGCTACGCACCCACCATCAAGGACCTGGCTCCCCGCGACATCGTGGCCCGTTCCATGGCAAACGAGGTACGCGAGGGACGCGGTGCCGGCCCCAACAAGGACTACGTCCTGCTGGACCTGACGCACCTCGAGCCGGCACACATCGACGCCAAGCTTCCGGACATCACCGAATTCGCCCGCACCTACCTCGGGGTGGAGCCATACACCGAGCCGGTGCCGGTGTTCCCGACTGCGCACTACGCCATGGGCGGTATCCCCACCAACATCAAGGCTGAGGTGCTGCAGGACAACGACACCGTTGTTCCCGGCCTGTACGCCGCCGGTGAAGTTGCCTGCGTTTCGGTCCACGGCTCCAACCGCCTCGGCACCAACTCGCTCCTGGACATCAACGTGTTCGGCAAGCGTGCAGGTATCGCCGCCGCCGAATATGCGGCCACCGCTGAGTTCGTGGAGATCCCGGAGAACCCCACCGCACAGACGGAGCTGCTCCTGGACACCATGCGGAGCTCGGAAGGTGGAGAGCGCGTCTCACAGATCCGCCAGGAACTGCAGGACATCATGGACGCCAATGTCCAGGTTTTCCGCACCGAGCAGACCCTCAAGGAAGCCCTCGAGGTCATCGACAAACTGGAGGAGCGCTACACCCGGGTCACTGTCCAGGACAAGGGCAAGCGGTTCAACCTCGACCTGCTGGAAGCCGTGGAACTGGGCTTCCTGCTGGACATGGCCAAGGTCATGACCGCGGCGGCCCTGCACCGCAAGGAGTCCCGCGGCGGCCACTTCCGGGAGGACTACCCCGAGCGCGATGACAAGAACTTCATGACCCATTCCATGGCCTACAAGGATCCCTCCGCTACCGAAACCAGCGGTGTTCGCCTTGAGACCAAACCGGTAGTCTTCACCCGTTACCAGCCCATGGAGCGTAAGTACTGA
- a CDS encoding succinate dehydrogenase hydrophobic membrane anchor subunit produces the protein MSTPIVESPRSGRIAPQYRRTGTSKGNFEMLAWLFMRLSGVVLVVLIFVHLWTSMIAGDGIEGVDFGFVAGKWASPVWQVWDLVMLWLAMLHGTNGVRVIINDYAEKDSTRFWLKSVLYVATIVIIVLGTLVIFTFDPCPVVNGVPHVADYCPAP, from the coding sequence ATGTCAACTCCCATCGTTGAATCCCCCCGCTCCGGACGCATCGCTCCGCAGTACCGCCGCACGGGCACCTCGAAGGGCAACTTCGAAATGCTCGCCTGGCTCTTCATGCGGCTTTCGGGCGTGGTTCTGGTTGTCCTGATCTTCGTTCATCTCTGGACCAGCATGATTGCCGGCGACGGCATTGAGGGCGTCGACTTCGGCTTCGTTGCCGGCAAGTGGGCGAGCCCTGTCTGGCAGGTCTGGGACCTCGTGATGCTCTGGCTGGCCATGCTGCACGGCACTAACGGCGTACGCGTGATCATCAACGACTACGCCGAGAAGGACTCCACCCGCTTTTGGCTGAAGTCTGTTCTCTACGTTGCCACGATCGTCATCATCGTCCTCGGCACCCTGGTTATCTTCACCTTTGACCCCTGCCCGGTCGTGAACGGCGTACCGCACGTCGCCGACTACTGCCCGGCGCCCTAG
- the sdhC gene encoding succinate dehydrogenase, cytochrome b556 subunit: MSKTPAGTLYRGREGQWSWVAHRITGVVIFFFLLVHVLDTSLVRVSPEAYDVVIESYKNPLMGLGELGLVGAIVFHAFNGLRVVLVDFWKKGPRYHRQMLWAVIGLWAVTMIGFSIRHLSVVFGGH, translated from the coding sequence GTGTCGAAGACACCAGCAGGCACCCTCTACCGCGGCCGCGAAGGCCAGTGGTCCTGGGTTGCACATCGTATTACCGGCGTCGTGATCTTCTTTTTCCTTCTGGTGCATGTCCTCGACACCTCCTTGGTGCGGGTCTCTCCCGAGGCATACGACGTAGTTATTGAGTCCTATAAGAACCCGCTCATGGGCCTCGGAGAGCTGGGGCTGGTCGGCGCGATTGTCTTCCACGCCTTCAACGGTCTCCGCGTGGTCCTTGTGGACTTCTGGAAGAAGGGTCCCCGCTACCACCGCCAGATGCTGTGGGCAGTGATCGGTCTGTGGGCTGTCACTATGATCGGCTTCTCCATCCGCCATCTCTCTGTCGTGTTCGGAGGTCACTGA
- a CDS encoding mannose-1-phosphate guanylyltransferase produces MSTQPSSPLDRFHGVIPAGGTGTRLWPLSRAAAPKFLHDLTGSGSTLIRATYERLLPLSGERIMVVTGKAHRRAVRAQLPEIRDSDLVLESEPKDSGAAIGLAAAILYHRDPDTIMGSFAADQVIAPVEDFQAAVREAVYTAAEGYIVTIGILPTHPSTGFGYIRAGDALNIPSAPSAQSVIEFVEKPSVAVAREYIDSGKYSWNAGMFVAPVALMLKHLEANEPVLYAGLMEIAEAWDTRARNEVARRVWPTLPKIAIDYAVAEPAAAAGDVAMIPGPFSWDDVGDFAAIGRLNPATENSNLKVMGEGARVFSENASGIVVSDTKRVIALIGIDDVVIVDTPDALLVTTKEHAQEVKKAVEALRASGDVDVL; encoded by the coding sequence ATGAGTACTCAACCCAGCAGCCCCCTGGACCGCTTCCACGGCGTCATTCCCGCAGGCGGAACCGGAACCCGCCTGTGGCCCCTGTCCCGTGCGGCAGCGCCGAAGTTCCTGCATGACCTCACCGGGTCGGGCAGCACACTCATCCGTGCCACCTACGAGCGGCTGCTGCCCCTGAGCGGCGAACGCATCATGGTGGTCACCGGGAAGGCGCACCGCCGGGCAGTGCGTGCGCAGCTGCCGGAAATTCGGGATTCCGATCTCGTGCTCGAAAGCGAGCCCAAGGATTCTGGTGCTGCCATCGGCCTTGCCGCCGCTATCCTGTACCACCGCGACCCCGACACCATCATGGGTTCCTTCGCCGCCGACCAGGTGATCGCTCCGGTTGAGGATTTCCAGGCGGCCGTGCGCGAGGCTGTATATACCGCCGCCGAGGGCTACATCGTCACAATCGGCATCCTTCCCACGCACCCCTCCACCGGGTTCGGCTACATCCGGGCCGGGGACGCGCTCAACATCCCGTCGGCGCCGAGTGCGCAGTCTGTGATCGAGTTCGTGGAGAAGCCGTCGGTAGCCGTCGCCCGCGAATACATCGACAGCGGGAAGTACAGCTGGAACGCGGGTATGTTCGTTGCGCCGGTCGCACTGATGCTGAAGCACCTTGAGGCAAACGAACCGGTGCTCTACGCCGGGCTTATGGAGATCGCCGAGGCCTGGGACACCCGAGCCCGCAACGAGGTGGCCCGGCGCGTCTGGCCCACCCTTCCGAAGATCGCCATTGATTACGCGGTCGCTGAACCGGCGGCAGCAGCAGGTGACGTCGCCATGATTCCGGGGCCTTTCAGCTGGGATGACGTCGGCGACTTCGCCGCCATCGGACGCCTCAACCCGGCCACGGAAAACAGCAACCTGAAGGTCATGGGGGAGGGCGCACGCGTCTTCTCGGAGAATGCCTCGGGAATCGTGGTGTCCGACACCAAACGGGTAATCGCCCTAATCGGCATTGACGACGTCGTCATAGTGGACACCCCCGACGCACTTCTGGTGACCACCAAGGAGCACGCGCAGGAAGTGAAGAAGGCGGTCGAGGCCCTGCGGGCGAGCGGCGACGTCGACGTTCTCTAG
- a CDS encoding amidohydrolase, translated as MQKSPTDPVVVPHIGVWLAPLLDELTRFRRDIHAHPELSHKEYRTTDRLVEVLEAAGLQPKRLEDTGLYVDIGDGDVKIGLRADIDALPILEETGLPYASTITGVTHACGHDIHTTVMLGVALVLAKIDAETPLAGRVRVIFQPAEETMPGGALDVIAQGVLTDVPRILALHCDPRIDVGLVGTRIGAITSASDTVRVELSGRGGHTSRPHVTEDLVFALAHIAANVPAVLSRRIDVRSAVSVVWGQIHAGSAPNAIPAHGFMSGTMRCLDGEAWEAAGDLMDDTVRQLAAPFGVDVKLEHVRGVPPVVNTEAETGLIEAAARAELGPDAVVLTPQSMGGEDFAWMTQRVPGAMMRLGTRTPGGETYDLHRGDYRPDEHAIGCGVRVMAAAAMRAVLGLRH; from the coding sequence GTGCAGAAATCTCCAACTGATCCCGTCGTCGTACCGCACATCGGTGTGTGGCTGGCTCCGCTGCTGGATGAGTTGACCCGGTTTCGCCGCGACATTCACGCCCACCCCGAACTGTCCCACAAGGAGTACCGCACCACCGACCGGCTCGTTGAGGTGCTCGAAGCTGCGGGGCTTCAGCCGAAGCGACTGGAAGACACGGGACTGTACGTGGACATCGGCGACGGTGACGTGAAGATCGGGCTGCGCGCGGACATTGATGCACTGCCGATCCTCGAGGAAACCGGCCTTCCGTACGCCTCGACGATCACGGGCGTGACGCACGCGTGCGGACACGACATCCACACCACGGTGATGCTCGGCGTCGCGCTGGTCCTGGCCAAGATCGACGCCGAAACCCCGCTGGCAGGGCGCGTGCGCGTCATCTTCCAGCCGGCAGAGGAAACAATGCCCGGCGGGGCGCTGGACGTCATCGCCCAGGGCGTTCTCACGGACGTTCCGCGCATCCTCGCCCTGCACTGCGACCCGCGCATCGACGTGGGCCTCGTCGGCACCCGCATTGGTGCCATCACATCCGCGTCGGACACCGTGCGGGTCGAACTAAGCGGTCGGGGCGGCCATACCTCGCGCCCGCACGTGACCGAGGACCTGGTCTTCGCCCTCGCGCATATCGCAGCCAACGTCCCCGCAGTGCTGTCCCGCCGTATCGACGTGCGCAGCGCCGTCTCCGTTGTCTGGGGACAGATCCACGCGGGATCGGCTCCCAACGCCATACCGGCCCACGGATTCATGTCCGGCACCATGCGCTGCCTGGACGGAGAAGCGTGGGAAGCTGCCGGTGACCTGATGGACGACACGGTGCGGCAGCTCGCCGCACCGTTCGGGGTCGACGTGAAACTTGAGCACGTCCGGGGCGTGCCTCCAGTGGTGAATACCGAGGCCGAGACCGGACTGATCGAAGCCGCCGCCCGTGCCGAGCTGGGGCCGGACGCCGTCGTTCTCACGCCCCAGTCGATGGGAGGCGAGGATTTCGCCTGGATGACCCAGCGAGTGCCCGGCGCCATGATGCGCCTTGGTACCCGTACACCCGGAGGCGAAACCTACGACCTTCACCGCGGGGACTACCGTCCCGATGAGCATGCCATCGGCTGCGGCGTGCGGGTCATGGCCGCTGCGGCGATGCGGGCAGTCCTCGGGTTGCGTCACTAA
- a CDS encoding LLM class flavin-dependent oxidoreductase, translated as MSTSTSFRVPLSVLDLATVGSGKTSSDALADSARLAEAADRLGFTRFWVAEHHNMPSVASTSPAVLIAHLAARTERIRLGSGGVMLPNHAPFVVAEQFALLEALHPGRIDLGIGRAPGTDQMTALALRRQADGLGVEEFPQHVLEVLALLGDNRTPDRAVRLVATPSPSSFPDVWLLGSSGYSAQLAGMLGLRYSYAHHFGNEDPAAIMRLYRSNFQPSPALQEPYAMLATSALTAETEEEAQYLAGPSRIMALSLRSGHPAPIVSPEEAAKRVLTEQEEFMLQHLPAIKAVGTPEQVTARLDELIRLTGVQEVMVTGTTYDVGSRIDSLVALAETWRAERAERPVESQRAEQSEPAAAGTAPAAG; from the coding sequence GTGAGCACTTCAACCTCTTTTCGCGTGCCCCTGTCCGTCCTCGATCTCGCCACCGTGGGTTCGGGTAAGACCAGCTCCGACGCTTTGGCAGACAGCGCTCGGCTGGCCGAGGCAGCTGACCGGCTCGGCTTCACCCGCTTCTGGGTGGCTGAACACCACAACATGCCTTCGGTGGCGTCTACCAGCCCCGCCGTCCTGATCGCGCACCTTGCAGCTCGCACCGAGCGGATTCGTCTTGGTTCAGGCGGCGTCATGCTTCCCAACCATGCGCCGTTCGTTGTCGCCGAACAGTTTGCGCTGCTCGAGGCGCTGCACCCCGGACGCATCGATCTCGGCATCGGCAGGGCGCCGGGCACCGACCAGATGACCGCCCTGGCCCTGCGCCGGCAGGCCGACGGACTCGGTGTCGAGGAATTCCCCCAGCATGTCCTCGAAGTGCTTGCGCTGCTCGGCGACAACCGGACTCCCGACCGGGCGGTGAGGCTGGTAGCGACGCCCTCGCCGTCGTCGTTCCCTGATGTGTGGCTGCTCGGCTCAAGCGGTTATTCCGCCCAGCTGGCAGGCATGCTCGGCCTGCGGTACAGCTATGCCCACCACTTCGGCAACGAGGATCCGGCCGCAATCATGCGGCTCTACCGCTCGAACTTCCAGCCGTCTCCAGCACTGCAGGAGCCCTACGCGATGCTGGCCACCTCCGCCCTCACGGCGGAGACCGAGGAGGAAGCACAGTATCTTGCCGGTCCCTCGCGGATCATGGCGTTGTCCCTGCGGTCCGGGCATCCAGCGCCGATCGTTTCCCCGGAGGAAGCGGCGAAGCGGGTGCTGACCGAGCAGGAGGAGTTCATGCTCCAGCACCTGCCCGCCATCAAGGCGGTAGGGACACCCGAACAGGTCACCGCGCGGCTCGACGAACTTATCCGCCTTACAGGAGTGCAGGAAGTCATGGTTACCGGAACAACGTACGACGTCGGCTCCCGGATTGATTCCCTGGTCGCCCTTGCTGAGACCTGGCGAGCAGAGCGAGCAGAGCGACCAGTGGAATCACAGCGAGCAGAACAGTCAGAGCCTGCCGCTGCGGGCACTGCACCCGCAGCGGGATAG